GCGGGGAATCCAGGAGCACGGGGAGCGGGGAAACGGGCCCACACAAAGCTTCTCACTCAAGTAGCAAAGTTCCAGGTCCTTCCGTGACCCTGGCCACCGCCGCCGATTCCTTAGAGAGAATCGGCCCGCACCTCCACCCAGACCCCCGTCCCCCCATCCCAGGGTTTCTCCCCACCTGACGCCCTCACATACGCTTAACCCACCTATTCTCCCCTTTCTGTCGGTGTCCCCGAGCCCGCCTACGGGGGAGCCGGACCCAGGAAGCCTCCCTCCCTCCGCCCAGCCTCACCCGGCTCGCGCAAACAACCCAGTTGTTTGCCGAGATGACGGCTCGGCTTCGAAGAATAGAGAGAGATGAGGATTAAATAGAGAGAGGGGAAGCTAAGGGGGTGGGAAAAAAGCCCGAGAGGAAGAGGGGAATCAATAGGGTGCAGCTGTCGAACAGAGAAAcagcaaagaaaatgaacaacTGCATTCGGACTAATTGTGGCGGCCCCCGGCTCGTTTGGCCGGGGCTCGCCACCCACTCTCCCCCACATTTGGAAAGTTGGCCGGCCGGACCCCAGAGGCCTGGACGTCGAGCATCCCAACGCAGAAGCCGTAGAGAGGGTTCTGACACCAGAGAGCCTGTTCTGCTGCAGGTCCGAACGCTTGAACTTCCGAACTTTCCACCGACCTCCAGGACCTTCGAAATTCCGAACTTCCGACCCTCGGAACATCCGGGTCTCGGAAAGTTCGAACTTTCGGCCACCAGAATGTCTGGATTTCAGAACATTAGAATAcccaaatatccaaaataaacgCCAGCGTCTCCGGACATAGGAACGTCGAAAAGtctataaacaaaattatctaaaTAAAGTCTTTATCGTTCATGTTTGTATTGTGTTCATATATGTCTtggagtacatttttttttttaaatttacaataaggaagggaaagagccCCGAGCCGGcttttccccccctcccttcccaaATGCTTGAGCTCGGCTGGTTAAATTCCCTATTCTTTCGTTTTCGTATGTTTTTTTGCTTTGGAGAAACGGGAAGGATCCGGTTTCGTTTGGAACCGCGGCGAGGCTGGGTCTGCTGTGTTTTTTAAATTGCCATTATTTATTAAAATCCAAGTGTAATTAAAGTCGGCGGGGGGAGGGGGACGGGGTGGTCGCTTAATTCCATTTACATGAGAGCAATCCAATAAACCAAGCTTGGCGGCGGAGCGAGGGAGCCGGGATCTGAGGCCGGCCCCGGATCTCCGGGTCGGAAGAAGGGAGAGTGTGGGAgaaagaggtggggggggggggcgccgcAGGTCTTTAAATCAGAAACTTTGGGAGACCCAATCTCCTCTCCCAAAATAACAGAGGAAAAGGACAGCTCTGCTACCCGCAGGAGACTGCAGCCTTTGccctagagaagagaaagaaataatattgatcagaaagggggggggggtgaatCAAGCTCTCTGGAGTTAGGAAATTTATGACTTGGGACTGGAGGGACACCCACCGTTTGGGGACATTCTATGGGGGGGTCTCTAGAAGCTGCCTTTTTACATCCAGCAGGAAGTGTTAGGGTTCGGCCCAATTTTTCTTTATCGGAAGACGCTAAACTCTACCCAGCCTTCGAATGAATGGACACTCGGGGAAGCGACCTGGGCCCCGGCCCAGAGATGGTTCCCGCCTGGCCCAGATCTCTCAGGATCTGCCGGGAGCCCGAGATTCGAAATCGCTCTTGTCTCTAAGACTGGTTGAATGGGGCTCAGCTTCGAGGGTGACGGGGGAAGAGTTTGGACCTCCGGAAACTGGAGAGCGTCCGATGGGTTCCGGGCTCTGACTGAAGCGGGATTGCAAGATTTCTGAACCCAGAGTAGGGGGCCGAGGCCACTGTGAAGGGGGGGATCTTGTCCCCTTTGGTCTCAGTCGGAGAAGCCCCCATGCTTCCTCCCCCACTCGGGTTCCGCAATTTGCCTAATGATGTGGCATCGATCTACGGGGGCGCTGGGTGTAGCAGAGCCGGCACGCTCGCTCCCTCTTCTCCATTATATTTTACTAATTACAACAGGCTGCTCGCCCGGCTCCTggcaggggaggggagaggaggtaAAGGCCCCTTCCCTCGGCCCCATCACAAGCTTCCCAGTAACTTTAGCATTCTCTCTAGAAGGACGCTCCCAGGGCctggggcggggggcggggggtAAGGTGCTCGAGAGGATACCAAGAAGGCAGATTTCATCTCTGAGGGGGCCAGAGTTCCCTGAGGGCCGTTATCTAATAATGAAAAGGTTGAGGTGTCAGCAGGGACTGAGCTTTCCAACCTTAGGACGCCTCAGAGATTCAAGCAGCTCAAAACTTGAGAATCTCAAAGTGGGAATCGCATTCAGCTCAAACACTGGTCACTTAACTGCTGTGTGCAAGGCAGTATGCACGGGAGACCAAAAGATCTGAAAATAATTCCTgtttgtcctcaaagagtttattattgggagggggaggggaatgaaTTGAACATATGggcagataagtaaatacaaagtccATCCCCTAGTAGATTCCGAGGTAGAAGGGACCATACCTTGGTATGAAATGGTATATGGTCATGAAATCTAACTCCTTGAAGAAATGACCTAAAGAGGAATAATGGCAGTCTCACAGACAGTAAAATggagagtcaggatttgaatccaaggccACTAACTCTAAATCTTGAGCCCTTTTCATTCTACCATTCCAATCTTCTATTCCATTTTGCTGCTTTTTAACGTGAGTCATTTTGGAAGGGAGAAAGCAGTAAGTGCCGGAGGGGATGAGTGGTGGTCTTCAGGGGGAGATAGCACCTAAACTGTGTTCTCAAAAGAAGTTACAGATTGggaaagaaagaggcagaaatgagaaaGGGGTTTCAAAGAGGTCTGTGCAGTGTCCAAGGGATCTGAATGACCTGGGATTCTGAAATAGACACGATGCATAGAGTGGTTCTAAACATAACCTGAAGACCCTCCATGGGGGGGGTTGTTATTCACCTACTAGCTAGATGCTTAACACTCATAGTGGGTCACATCCCTTCTCTGAGGTcaagttttcttacctgtaaaatggggataatagtttTCAATCTGCCTACCTCATAAGACTAGGTGTGCTAGGATTAAGATTCTTTTAAATGCCGTGATTCCATGATACCAGAAAAGATCAGAAGGTAGTATGAGACAAAGAGCTAGAAAGACTAAGGAGGGGCATTGAGAACATTATGTAATCTTGTCTCTAATGAGTGCCTTTGTAGTAGATGGCTTATTCCCCACCCCACAACTATGAGCTCTGGAACCCTCATCTGAACTTTGTATCTTCCCCAGCTTGGAGCATAGTTACTCTGAACATGGTGGAACACAGATGGCTGTGCTAATATCTGTCCCTCAAACACCCATTTCCTTGTGCAGTTTCGAGAAAGCATTTTGCACAAAAATCCCACATTTCAAGATAGAGTAGTGCAGTGGAAACAACTCTGAAGTGGGAGTCAAGAGACCTAAGTTTCTGATCCTGAGGTCTGCCTCTGAAAAATATTATGACCTTTGTTTATCAGGGAACTTCTGTCTAAAACTTGTAAAATGACAAGACTAAAATGATCATTAAGGACTGTCTCAGCTCCTTATGCCTTATGCTTTATGCTCAGGCATATTCCAAGGTATCTTCTActtctgacattttatgttccaAGGATCTCTTCCAGCTTAGAGGTCTAAGTACCACTCCTCCCCATGTTCACGTCCCCACAGCAGATGCTTAGGGAATCTGTTCCTTCCTCATAGAACTTTCCCTTTCCATTAAGCTCCTCTCCATACATCCATAAGCTGTTATTTTTGCTGGTAAGACTAGTCCATTGGGCTTCTGCATTGTGGGCAGAGCTGGAAATTGGGAGGAGAATTTCTTGATAAAAAGGGATCTGGCAGCAAGCACTTTAGCTGCCAGCTCCTTGCAAAATTCAATCCCACCTTTCCCTCCAACCTTTCCATCTTTTGGGATCACCTCTGCAGGCCTCCAGATTTCCACTTAAAATTCAAAAAGCTCCAGCCACAGTCCGTCCAGCCCCCCTGTTGCTCTTCTCCAGGTAGAAGGGAATAGTCCAAGAAAAAGAGGAAGCCTTACGTGAAACTGTCTCCCTGAACATATCATTTTAAGAGTATTTGGGAAAGAAGGCAAAGGATTTCTTCAACTGCTTTTTTATCCTCTGGCCTTCAGATCACGTTACCTACCTGTCCAGCTATCTGTCCATCTATATTCATGATattagtcttttctttttatccatctGTCTTTCTACCCATGAGATGAGCGGGAATCCCTAGAGTGAACACTGTATTTGGCCAGTAAACACAGCCTGGGGATGGGTTCCAAATTCTTGTAAAGTGAGGAAATTAAGAAGTTGATACTTGGGTCAATGATTCATTTTTACATCAATTAGCTTGATTGTTCAAGAGAATGGGgagtaaattatttatataatagtccccccccttcacacacacacacacacacacacacacacacacacattcagagcTTTATTTGGCCAGGCATCTTGGTAAGTAGTGGATGCAGAAGATGGCTCAAATCCAAGTTCTCTGTAGTTTGCATTGAAGCCTAGAGTTATTGAGATCTATCCTAGCACAGGGGAGTGGAGGAAGCTTATCCTTAAAACCATCAAAGGCTAGCACAAACGGGACTTACACAACATTGGGGTCATCCCCTCATTTCatcaaagagaagacagagacctATGGAATACCTTGCTTAATTTTACCTTCTTAGTGCTCTGTCAGAAACAAGAACCAAGATCAGCACTCTCAAACAAGCATCCTTTCCTGGCCCAGTAGCTCCCAGAACAATTTTAAGAAGCTTCCTTTTTACCAGTTAGATGAACATTAGAAGTAGGTGCATTCCTTCATAAGTCTTTAGGAATAGGTGTGATTCTGTGTCTTTTGTAATCCACTTCAGAATATGGAAATGAACCTATGGATAGCTGGGAGGGTTAAAGAGCTTAAAAGGGGTCTCTTCAAAAGTCTACCTATGTccctatatataaatacaatatacaatGACCTATAATCCATCTAGCCATTTTCACCCCaaatcatatatacacatgtatatagaaACACAAATATTCACAAATGCACATCCACATATGTGAGTGCAGACTCAAACATGGGAGAGTTTTGGCTGGAGTGAGGGGAGAGACTACATACAGGAAACATCCCAGTGGCAGAGCTAAGTTTTCCCAAGCCTTGGGTGTTCCAGATGTTGTTAAGCTGCAGCACCTCAACCAGACCCTCGACCTCCAAACTCTTTCATTTACCAATCCGTGAAGCAGCACGGATACAGatgccaacacacacacacacacacacacacacacacacacacacacacacacacacacacacacacatccaggGGTTTTTCCCCTCCAAGATGCGCAGAGGGCCCTTGTAGCCTTCTTTCCCAGGAttcaaaagtgtgtgtgtgtgtgtgtgtgtgtgtgtgtgtgtgtgtgtgtgtgtgtgtgtgtgtgtgtgtgtgtgtagaggttAGCAGAAGCAGCTCGGGCACAAATATCAAAGATCACTGTGTAACACTTAGCGAAAACAGGTTGTGTCTATGGGAAAAGGTGTCCAGGGAGATCGGTGCCTCTCCAGACGAAAGAGCGAAATCCATTCTAATCCTCTTTGTTTCTGAATCTCAGAGCacactctgtctctatctgtctcccCCAAGCCCACCTTTCAAACGCATATGCACACATGAACGCCCCTCACTGAACGGTTGGGATCTGGGACTCTGGATTCCTACAGATAGCTCTGATTTCTCTCTCGAGTGGGGGTCACACAGAGCTCCGTGTCCATTTTGGGTGGGGGGGAATGGGAGCCCACAAATCCTAGAAGGTCGATTTGCCCGCAATTCTCCCTGTTGTAGTTTTGCTCGATGTTCTAGGAGTGTGGATAAGAAAGAAATACATAGAGAATGGGGATGGGTGGGGGTGACAGagtagagatgaagagaaaggagagaaatatatGAGACTTGATAGAAACAGAGAAGCAAGcaaaacgagagagagagagagagagagagagagagagagagagagagagagagagagagagagagagagagagagagagagagagagagagagagagagagagagagagagagagagagaggcaggcgAGGGCCCTGATGAGCTGGGAGCTGCTGACGTCAGGCGGCGCTGGCTGCGAGGCTAAGGCTGGCGGGCGGTCGGCTGCCACATCGTTTTCGGCGCTGGCCGGGGCGGAGCGGGCTCGCTCGCAGCTGCATCCCTGAGCCCCGGGGAGGCGAGCGGGCGGGCAGCCAGCGGCGCTGTGAGGCTCGGACCGGGGCCGGGGGGGGCCAGGAGGCCGGAGCATCGTGGCCAGGGGCCGGGGGCCGTGCCCGGGGGCCCCGCGGGCCGCGCTCTGCCGTCGCCGCCGCCTGCCAGTGCGCCCAGCCGGCCCCATGGAGTAGCGGCGGGCGCGCCTTCGGAGGGCGGCcagaggcggcggcggcggggggcCGGCGGGCCGGCGGGAGGCCGGCCGGCCGCCATGGAGCTGAGCTTGGACAACCTGGGCGGGCTGGCGCATCCGCAGGCGGCCGGGGAGCTGCTGAGTCCAGCCCACGCGCGGCCCGGCCCACATCGAGGCCTGGTGGGGGGACCGGCCCGGCCGGCTATGGTATCCGGCGTGGCCTCGCTGCTGGAGAGCGGCGCTGCTGACTACCGGGCCGAGCTGGCCGCCCCGCTGCACCCAGCCATGAGCCTGGCCTGCGACTCACCCGGCCCGGCCCTCAGCCTCAGCGGCTCTTACACTACCCTCACGCCGCTCCAGCATCTGCCGCCCATCTCGGCTGTCTCCGACAAGTTCCACCCGCACCCACCCCCGCACCCACACCACCACCCGCACCCGCACCACCCAGCGGGTCCCCCGCCCCACGGAGCCCACCCCCACCAGCGTCTGCCCGCAAACGTCAGCGGCAGTTTCACCCTCATGCGCGACGACCGGGGGCTGGCCTCCGTGGGCAATCTCTACGGCCATTATGCCAAGGACGTGCCGGCTATGGGGCAACCGCTGAGCCCCCTAGCCAACGGGCTGGGTCCCCTGCACGGCGGacagcagccgccgccgccgccgccgccgccgccgccgcccccgctGGCCACCTACGGCACCGGGCCGCACCTGGCCGGGGAAAAGATGTTGTCCGCGGCCGCCTTCGAGCCGCACGCGGCCATGCTGGCCCGGGCTGAGGATCCGCTGGGCCGCGGCCTCGGGGCACCCGGAGCGGGTCTGATGGCGCCTCTCAACGGGCTGGGAGCGCACGGGCACCACGCGGGTCCGGGTGGCAGCGCCGGCGGCGGAGGGGGACTGTTGGCCGAGCGCGAGCGGCAGGCGGCGGCGGCCGCGTCGGGTTCGCAGGCGGGCAGCTCCGGCCAGGTGGAAGAGATCAACACCAAAGAGGTGGCGCAGAGAATCACAGCCGAGCTGAAGCGCTACAGCATTCCCCAGGCCATTTTCGCCCAGCGCATCCTGTGCCGCTCGCAGGGCACCCTCTCCGACCTGCTGCGCAACCCCAAGCCCTGGAGTAAGCTCAAGTCCGGCCGCGAGACCTTCCGCAGGATGTGGAAGTGGCTGCAGGAGCCCGAGTTCCAGAGGATGTCGGCCCTCAGACTCGCAGGTAGGGGGCCGGGGCGGGTGCAGGGCGGGGCGAAAAGGGAACCGGAGAGTCCCAGAAATAAGGGTCCGACCCTggttggggaaaggagaggacGGGACAAGGTTTGGGCAAGAGCTAAACTCCTCGCCAACGCTGGGCCGAAGAGGGGGAGCGCACAGGGAGAGGATTTGGCCAGAGTTGGGGACAGGAGGGAAGGCTGAGTCGGGTTAGGGGAACCCTAAGGCACAGTCAGGGCGCTAGGATAGAAGACTGGGCAGCAGGAGATGCTGAGACTCACAGGTGGGCAAGAGGGGCAGGACCTGGAAATTGGGAGGAAGTCAGGGGGCTGGGGAACGGAGGCGGCCGAGTATTGTGGCTGATAGATTCGGGAGCCCGGGACTGTGACCAAAACAGGCGCTCCGTGTCCCGGAGTCGGGCGGAGGGAAAGGGGATGAGATGAATAGACAGAGAATTTTTCCCCATCCTCATACACAAACCCCACGCTCCCAACGTGGAGTAGGTTACAGGACGCCTGGAAGGGAAagtctccctcccctttctctaaAACGCCTTCCTCCCACCACCCACTCTGAATCTGTCCACCACCCACCCGCCCCcgctctcctcccttctccttttccactTCGAGAGGAGAGATTCAGCTAGAGCCCCACAGAGGTGTCCCCGGAGCTCTTAGGCCCGAGCTGCTTGGGAGAATTGTATCGGGGTAGGGGCGTGAGGCAGAGGGAGGTAAGCCTGGCTGCCCTGGGAACCTCTGCACTGGAGAATCGTGCTCTGGGATGTTATGGGATCTTTGTGGAAGAGGTCTGTCGGTACCGCGTTATAGCCTGAAGGCTTCCCTCTCCCTAGCGCCTGTCCACTCTACTCTCCCTGGCCTGGCTCTGAAGGGCTCACGGCCGCTATTCTTCCTCCATCCCCATCCCTCGTACTCTGCTCCATCGATCCCCTGGCTCCAGCTTTTCTCTACAAATGGCCCCGGCAATCAATCCCCACCCCCAGCCCGCCGAGAGCGGCGCCTTCTGGGGCTTCCGGGGGCTGCCTAGCCACAGAGCCCCGCGGCCAGCGGCAAAGGTCAGAGGAGAACCCACGAACGAGGCTGGGGACAGGACAGTTCCGGGAGGGAGCCAGAGAGACAAGACCACTAAGTGCCCAGAGAATCGACACACAAAGACAGGAGCGCTAGGCATGAACCCACTAGGGACACCCACTTGCATCTGGAGTCGCCGCCAAGGCCCACGTGTGGAGAGTGTATCCCTGGCGAGCTCACTGATCACATACACTAGATTCATCCCCTGACCAGGTCACACAGGCGCGCACACACGCAGAGCTTCCTcgttctccctctcccccatcccctttCTATCTACACCTCTATCTTTTCTCTCAATATCTGTCTTTCTCATTTAaatctgtctcctttctt
This sequence is a window from Sminthopsis crassicaudata isolate SCR6 chromosome 1, ASM4859323v1, whole genome shotgun sequence. Protein-coding genes within it:
- the ONECUT3 gene encoding one cut domain family member 3, with the protein product MELSLDNLGGLAHPQAAGELLSPAHARPGPHRGLVGGPARPAMVSGVASLLESGAADYRAELAAPLHPAMSLACDSPGPALSLSGSYTTLTPLQHLPPISAVSDKFHPHPPPHPHHHPHPHHPAGPPPHGAHPHQRLPANVSGSFTLMRDDRGLASVGNLYGHYAKDVPAMGQPLSPLANGLGPLHGGQQPPPPPPPPPPPPLATYGTGPHLAGEKMLSAAAFEPHAAMLARAEDPLGRGLGAPGAGLMAPLNGLGAHGHHAGPGGSAGGGGGLLAERERQAAAAASEINTKEVAQRITAELKRYSIPQAIFAQRILCRSQGTLSDLLRNPKPWSKLKSGRETFRRMWKWLQEPEFQRMSALRLAACKRKEQEQQKERTLQPKKQRLVFTDLQRRTLIAIFKENKRPSKEMQVTISQQLGLELNTVSNFFMNARRRCMNRWQEEPGGPASASASAAAAGTFSKA